The DNA sequence CATGCTCGTCCAGGAGTGACGGTCGCGAGCCACCCCGTTTGGGCGGCGGAGAGCGGGTGACGAAGCGTTGCGGTTCTGACTGATGCATCAGTCAGAACCGCAACGCTCTGCTCGTTGGGGGTCTACGTCCGCTGATGTTGAGGTTTTCTCAACACATGGCTACGGTGGCTGACCATGCAGCAGGACGAGGTGGCCGCACGGGTCCGGCAGGTGATCGACGCGACGGGGGTGAGCGCGCGCGAGTTCGCGCGGCGGATCGTCATCGATCCGTCGAAGCTGTCCCGTTCCCTGAACGGCACACGGCGCTTCACCGCCGCCGAACTGGCCCGGATCGCGGACATCGGCGGCGTGGACGTCAGTCGGCTGATCGGTACGACGACCGGCGCGGAAGGTACGACTGCCGGGACGGCGGGCGATGGGCCTTTCCGGGCGGCGTCCACGCCGTCGACCACGCGCTCCGCGTCTCCCTCGCGCCCGCCCGTCCCCTCACCGGAGGGCGGCAGGCCCTTGCAGATCGTGCGGGAGACGGTCCGGCTCATCGCCGAACGTGGTTTCCACTCCGTCCGGGTCGCGGACATCGCCGCGGCCTGCCACACCAGCACGGCGGCGATCCACTACCACTTCCCCGGCCGTGACGAACTCCTCGAAGCGGCGGTCCGCTGGTGCATGGACGAGGACACCCGCCGTCGTGCCGACGCCACGGCCGATACCCGTCACGCCGGGGACGAGCTGCGGCTGCTGATCGAGCTCCAGACGCCCCGCACCGAACAGCAGCGGCGGCAGTGGTGCGTCTGGCTCGACCTGTGGGCCGAGGCCGCCCGGTCCACCACGGTCGGACGGCTCCACGTGGAGTACTACCGCCAGTGGCGCGGAACGGTCGCCGCCGTGATCCGTCGCGGCGTCGAACAAGGCGTGTTCCGTCCGGTCGACGCGGAGAGCACGGCCCTCGCCCTCACCGCGCTGATCGACGGACTGGCCTCCCAGGTCCTGGCCACCGAACCCGGCCTCCCGGGCACCGATGCACAGGCGATGCACGACGCGCTCATCGCCCACGTGGACGACTGCCTGATGGCACCCGCGCCCGGCTGACACCCGCACCCGCCCCGTACATCCCGTGTACCCCCTGACCCCTGAACCGAACTTCCCGAATCCCCGAACTACCCGGACCCCCCTCATTCCCCCGGACTCATTCCCCCGGACTCACTCCCCGCACTCCCCGAGAGGAGACGTTCCCGCATGCCCGTGAACCAGGACGTCATCATCACCTGCGCCCTCACCGGAGCCGGCGACACCGTCGGCCGCAGCCCCCATGTCCCGGTGACGCCCGAGCAGATCGCCGCCTCCGCCGTCGAGGCCGCCGGCGCCGGGGCCGCTGTGGTCCACATCCATGTCCGCGACCCGGAGAGCGGCGCGCCCTCCCGCGATCCGCGGCTCTACCGGGAGGTCGTCGAGCGGATCCGGGAGACCGGCACCGATGTGGTCATCAACCTGACGGCCGGAATGGGCGGGGACCTCGTCATCGACCCGGAGGCCCCGCTCCGTCAGCTGCCGGGCACCGATCTGGTCAGCGGTCTCGAACGGCTGCCGCACGTGGAGGACCTGCTGCCGGACATCTGCACCCTCGACTGCGGTTCGCTCAACTTCGGCGACGGCAGCAACCTCTACGTCTCGACCCCCGACATGCTGCGCACCGGCGCGAAGCGCATCCAGGAGCTCGGGGTCCGGCCCGAGCTGGAGATCTTCGACACCGGGCAACTGTGGTTCGCCAAACAGCTCCTCGCCGAGGGGCTGCTCGACGACCCCACGGTCTTCCAGCTCTGCATGGGCATTCCGTGGGGCGCGCCCGCCGACCCGGGAGTCCTCCAGGCGATGGTCAACATGCTTCCGCCGGGCGCCCAGTGGGCGAGCTTCTCGCTCGGCCGGATGCAGATGCCCTGGGCCGCCCAGTCGATCCTGCTCGGCGGACACGTCCGGGTCGGCCTGGAGGACAACCTCTATCTGGGCAAGGGCGTCAAGGCCACCAACGGCCAGTTGGTGGAGCGCGCCGTGCGGATCACCGAATCCCTGGGCTCCCGGGTCGCCACGCCCGACGAGGCACGCGCGAAGCTCGGCCTGCGCCCGCGCGCCTGACCACGCACGCCTTCCACCTCCCCCTCCCCCCCTCCCCCGTTCGTCCCCTCCCCCCACCCCACCCTTCTGGAGTACCGCCCGTGACTGTCACCCCCTCTGCCGCCGCGCCCGACGGCCCCGCCGCCCCCTGTGCCCCGGAGGACGTACGCCGTGTGGCGTGTGTCGGGGCCGGGGTGATCGGCGGAGGCTGGGCGGCCCACTTCCTCGCCCGCGGCTACGACGTCACCGCCTGGGACCCGGCCCCCGACGCGGCCGTCCGGCTGCGCCGGCTCATCGCCGCCGCCTGGCCCGCCCTGGAGCGGCTCGGCCTGGCCGCCGGAGCCTCGCAGGACCGGCTGACCGTCACCGCGACCCTCGAAGAGGCCGTGGCCGACGCCCAGTTCGTCCAGGAGAGCGCCCCCGAAAAGCTGGACCTGAAGCGTGACCTGCTGGCCAGGCTGGACGCCGCCGCGCCCGTCGGCACGGTGATCGCCTCGTCGACCTCCGGCTATCCGATGACGGACATGCAGACGGAGGCCGCCGACCCCGGCCGACTCGTCGTCGGGCATCCCTTCAACCCGCCCTACCTCATCCCCCTGGTCGAGGTCGTCGGCGGTGAACGGACCGCACCCGCCGCGGTCGACTGGGCCTCGCGCTTCTACGCCGTCGCGGGCAAGTCCGTGATCACCATGGACCGCGAGGTGCCCGGCTTCATCGCCAACCGGCTCCAGGAGGCCCTCTGGCGCGAAGCCCTGCACATGGTCGCCAACGGCGAGGCCACGGTGGCCGAGATCGACGCGTCGATCACCGAGGGCCCCGGGCTCCGCTGGGCGGTCATGGGACCGATGTTGACCTTCGCGCTCGCGGGCGGCGAGGGCGGGATGGCCCACATGCTCGACCACTTCGGCCCGTCGCTGAAGTCGCCCTGGACCCGGCTCGAAGCGCCCGAACTGGACCGTACGCTCTACGAGGCGGTGGTGGCCGGCTGTGAGGAGGCCGCGGACGGCCGGAGCATCGCCGATCTGGTCGCCGAACGGGACCGGGGCGTCATCGACGTCCTGCGGGCGACGGGCCGCCTGCCCCTGACCGCCGAGGAGGCGACCCGATGAGCGAGCAGCGGACGCCCGACGAGCACATCGCGGGCGCGGACACCACCGGCCCCCTGGGCACCGCGGACGTCGGACACACCGCAGCCGCCGAGGAGACCATGGCGCTCCCCCTGGTCCACCGGACGGTACGGCCCGAGTGGATCGACTACAACGGCCACATGAGCGAGGCGTTCTACGTCCTGGTC is a window from the Streptomyces sp. MMBL 11-1 genome containing:
- a CDS encoding TetR/AcrR family transcriptional regulator, coding for MQQDEVAARVRQVIDATGVSAREFARRIVIDPSKLSRSLNGTRRFTAAELARIADIGGVDVSRLIGTTTGAEGTTAGTAGDGPFRAASTPSTTRSASPSRPPVPSPEGGRPLQIVRETVRLIAERGFHSVRVADIAAACHTSTAAIHYHFPGRDELLEAAVRWCMDEDTRRRADATADTRHAGDELRLLIELQTPRTEQQRRQWCVWLDLWAEAARSTTVGRLHVEYYRQWRGTVAAVIRRGVEQGVFRPVDAESTALALTALIDGLASQVLATEPGLPGTDAQAMHDALIAHVDDCLMAPAPG
- a CDS encoding 3-keto-5-aminohexanoate cleavage protein; protein product: MPVNQDVIITCALTGAGDTVGRSPHVPVTPEQIAASAVEAAGAGAAVVHIHVRDPESGAPSRDPRLYREVVERIRETGTDVVINLTAGMGGDLVIDPEAPLRQLPGTDLVSGLERLPHVEDLLPDICTLDCGSLNFGDGSNLYVSTPDMLRTGAKRIQELGVRPELEIFDTGQLWFAKQLLAEGLLDDPTVFQLCMGIPWGAPADPGVLQAMVNMLPPGAQWASFSLGRMQMPWAAQSILLGGHVRVGLEDNLYLGKGVKATNGQLVERAVRITESLGSRVATPDEARAKLGLRPRA
- a CDS encoding 3-hydroxyacyl-CoA dehydrogenase NAD-binding domain-containing protein, whose amino-acid sequence is MTVTPSAAAPDGPAAPCAPEDVRRVACVGAGVIGGGWAAHFLARGYDVTAWDPAPDAAVRLRRLIAAAWPALERLGLAAGASQDRLTVTATLEEAVADAQFVQESAPEKLDLKRDLLARLDAAAPVGTVIASSTSGYPMTDMQTEAADPGRLVVGHPFNPPYLIPLVEVVGGERTAPAAVDWASRFYAVAGKSVITMDREVPGFIANRLQEALWREALHMVANGEATVAEIDASITEGPGLRWAVMGPMLTFALAGGEGGMAHMLDHFGPSLKSPWTRLEAPELDRTLYEAVVAGCEEAADGRSIADLVAERDRGVIDVLRATGRLPLTAEEATR